The Thalassospira sp. TSL5-1 genome contains the following window.
TCGCCGACCTTTATGTTCAGGCGTTCAAGCAAGCCTGCCTCGGCAACACCGCCCCAAATGCCGTCTTTCTGGTTCAGAATACCTGCAAATGGGGTATCGTTTTGCAACTGAATCTGTCCAAAAAGCGGGTATTGGTCATCCACCGCCTTTAGTTCGACCAGGCGGCGCTGGTCATTGCCATAGGCGGTGGCGCGCAGGGTGGCTATTTTGCCAACGCGATCGGCATTGTCGGCAAACCAGCTTTGCTGCTCGGGGCTGGCAGGCATATTAACCTGCTGAATTTCAATATCCCCGCCCAAAAGGGCGCGGCCATCGCGCTCCAGCGCACCCAAAACCGATTGCGAAACGTTTCCGACAGCGGCAATGGTGCCAACGCCCAGCGCCAGGCAGGCGAGAAAAATCCAGAAGCCGCGCAAACCGCCGCGTAATTCGCGCCGTGCCACGCGCCAAGCCATCGCCCATTGATTGGGTTGGGAGGTTTGAGGGGTCATTGTGCTGATTCCCCGGTCGAAACAATCTCGCCATCGCGCATGGTGACAGAACGGTCACAGCGCGATGCCAGGCCTTCATCATGGGTGATCAATAACAGGGTTGATCCGCGCTTGGCGGCCAGATCAAACAGCAGTTGGATAATCGTTTCGCCTGTGTTCCCGTCCAGGTTGCCGGTGGGTTCGTCGGCCAAAAGCAGTTCCGGGTCGGTCGCAAGCGCACGGGCCAGGGCAACGCGCTGTTGCTCCCCACCACTAAGCTGGCCGGGATAATGATCCATCCGGTGGCCCAGGCCCACAGCGGTCAATTCTTCGCGGGCCCGTTCAAAGGCGTCGCTGCGCCCGGCAAATTCCATGGGCAGAGCAACGTTTTCAAGCGCACTCATGGAGGGGACCAGATGAAAATCCTGAAAAACAATGCCGACATGATGACGACGGAATAAGGCCAGTCCGTCTTCGCTCAGGGTGCGCAAATTATGGCCGCAAATTTCAAGGGTACCCTCCTGGGCCTGTTCCAGCCCGGCAATGACCATCAAAAGCGATGTTTTGCCGGAACCTGATGGGCCGATCAGGCTGACACGTTCGCCCGCGCGGATGGAAAGATCGATGTTTTTAAGGATATCCACCGTACCCGCCGGGCCTTTTAAACTCAGCTTCAGCCCCTTGACGTTGACGGGAAGCTGTGCCGCCGATGATTGCGCATCCGATTGCGTTTGACGGTCGGTCGAAGACAGAGACGGGGCAGAAGCAGTATCACGCATGAAAATTCCAGTCCGGTTGCGCCAAAGCAGCGGGTTTGGCAGGTGACAGGGGCAAAAGGCCCTTGCGTCGATCGAAATCCGTGCAAACTATTGAATGAACGTTCGCCAAGCCGGTATCGCGCCAGCATAACAAGAGGAAGCCGATGAATACCCGCAGAAATGTATCAATCATGCCAGAGGGGCAAGGCCCCGGTGTTAACAGTTTCACTATTTGGGGCGGGATTGATCATTTTTTCGGCAGTTTTGTCCGGCAATTCAGGGTCGGGTTTGGCCTGCTGGCAATCGTTTCGGTTTGTATCTTTTTCCATCCGGCATTTGCGCAATCATCCGGTAAATCCGATGCGCAGCCATCGGACCCAACGATTGTCCTGTTTGGTGACAGTTTAATTGCCGGTTATGGCCTGCCTGAACAGGATGGATTTGCCCCAAATCTGGCGGCATCCCTTAAAAAGGCCGGGGTTAGCGCCCGTGTGATTAATAGTGGTGTTTCTGGTGATACCACGGCGGCGGGGCTGGCGCGGCTGGATTGGGCAATGGTGGATAAACCGGACCTGGTTGTGTTGGAGCTGGGGGCAAATGATGCCCTGCGCGGTGTGGAACCGGCGCAAACCCGCAAAAACCTGGAACAGATCATTCAAAAATTGCAGGCGCAAAAGACGGCCATATTGCTGGTCGGCATGATGGCGCCGCCCAATATGGGCAAGGAATATGGTCAGGAATTTAATGCAATTTATCCTGATCTGGCGCAAAAATACGATCTGCCGCTTTATCCGTTCTTCCTTGACGGGGTTGCGGCCAACCCGTCCCTGAACCAGCAGGACGGCATGCACCCCAATGCCAAAGGGGTGGATGTGATTGTGGAAAAAATCACCCCGGCAATTTTGGATGCTCTTCCCCGCTAACATGCTGTGATTTAACAGTATTTTAGATCGCTGCTTTTAACGCCTTAAAACAGGCGACGCTGCCATTTACAGGCCGCGCACGGCTGCTTTGGGCGTTTTCCGGTACTTATGGGCAAAATGCCGGTTTTCGTGTGACGACCCGGCATGACCGCGTGGCCCGGCAGGCTTGGTTTGCTATCAAATGACAGACAGCTTCACGGGATTTTATTTAAGTATTTGTTTTAAATAAGATAATTCTATCTTTTGCTTCGCTGGTTGGCATCCTTACCATTTTTGCGAAGGGTCAAATGGCCTGTGGGCCGTTGTTTTCAGGTCAAAAACGCATGGCTCGCGCCAGCGCATAATTGGAAAACGATGCCTGATTAAAGGCTTATCTGCGAAATTGTATCTGGAATCATATTTCAAGAGAGCGAAAAGAGAAAATTTTCGTTCTGCGCTGGATAAAAAACTGCAAAAGTAGATAGTTTTTGTAACGGGATCGAAATATTTATATTCTGTTTTATGAATATAAAGGTTGAGATGTGTCGGTTTTCATTTTATTATTTTAATTTCAATGACTTAAATGTCAAAAATCAAGAGTCGAATTGTTGAAAATTTAGAAAAAACCGGCAAAAAATTCCGATTTTAGTCTTGAAATTGGGGCTGTTAATACCTTGTTTACTTTCTCCCGCATACCAGCCCCAAGGGCGTTAACTGCATTCGTAGATTTTGAGTTTTAGCAACGCGGATTCAGTGTCTTTTGGCTGCAAATTTTCCAAAATTTGACCGCAAACCGAAACAAATTCCTGTTCTGATGTCCTTTTGGGTTCGATGCTGATCCGCTCTTTGTTAAATCCAGATAACATACTGATTTTATGTAATAAAAAGTAAGTATGATGCGGTGTTTCGGATCGTTTTTGGCAGCGTTGCATGGCTTGAGCAGGTGGCGTTAACTTTTTGTTATGCATTTCCAGAATGCGCTTAATTGGTGCGTGATTTTAAAAATAATGGTTTTATTTCAATGTGTTATCTCTATCTCGCCAGACGTGTATGACAATATTTTTCTGTGAAACAAAGAGAGACGGCCGAAAATTGACTCGGAAACGATTCGATTTTATCAACTTTTGTAGTTGCGCCGTAAAACACCGTCCCCTAAACTTTCGCCCAGACACGTAACGGGCGTGGCGGGGCAGGTTTGCCGCTACGTAACCGTCATCCCTCCGGGTTTCAGGATTAAGGGTCCTTATGGCGTCGCCAACCGTCAAACAGTCTTATACCATTCCCTGTGCCAGCGTTTTTCGCGATGCGGTTCTGGATCTTGCTAGCCGCCGCGAGGTTAATGCTGCCGACCTGGCGCGTTCTGTCATGTTGATTGTCCCCCAGGATGTGATTGAGTCTTACGATGATCCTGGCGATCCGCCACCGGGTGACCGGGAAACCATTGTTTTGAAATCCGGCCCGGCCGAAGGGCGGCCGTGGCGACGCAAACCAAGGCTGCAGCTTCGGCTGCCATCGGGTTATAGCATTGCAACGGTGCGTAAGGCCTTGAAAATGGCGCTGGATTTTGAGGGCGGCCATGTGCGCATTCGGGTGGACCGGGCCGATATTGTCGCTGCGGAAAAACGCGCCCTGCAGGAAATTGCTGATCTGAAAAAGCGCATTGCCCAGCCCCCCGCCGAATTGATTCAATCGCGCGAGGAAGTCGAAAGGCTGCGCCAGATTGTCCATAATCTGGCCTTTGATCCGCTGGATCGCGGGGTGAGTACCTATAACGATGCCCTGCATGTTATGGGCTTCGCTCCGGGTGCGCGGCCGGACCTTAAGGCCATTCGCAGTAAATACCGGGTGTTGGCGGCCATTCACCATCCCGATAGCAATTATGGCTCCCATCAGCGCATGACGCAGTTAAATGCCGCAATGGAGCTGTTGCGGCGTCATGTCGGGTAAGGCAGCATACTTGCTCATATTAATCAGGTACGGACTCTGGAGACGTTGACGGTTAAAGGGCGCCGTCGGTACCGGCACTGATAAAGCCTGGGATGTCATAAACATGCCGCCATGTCATGCAATGAAGGGATGACCTTGAAGATGCAATGGATGGCAGCGCAAAGGGGGGAACCATGACAACCGCGTTTATTGCCGCACATGCCAGTGGCGAACACTGGGCCGCTATTTCGTCAGAGCTGGCCGAAAAGCTCGAACGTCAGGGCGAGATTCCCGATGGTCTGGCCTTTTTATATGTCTCCGAACCTCTTGCCGCCGACATGGGCAGCATGCTGACATTTTTACGGTCTCGCCTGGGTGTTGAATTTTGGGTTGGCACATCTGGCGTGGGGGTCTGCGGGCCGGGCCGGGCCTATTTTGGTGTGCCGGCGGCCTCGGTGATGATTGCCCCGCTGGATCCCGACCAGTTCCATATCTTTGATCCCATTCGCAGTGAAGGCGACATTGACGATATCTCCCTGCAAGAGGCAATTGCCCGTCTTGAGCCGCTGTTCGGCGTGGTTCATGCCGACCCCGGTGTGCCCGAGGCTCTGAAGCTGTTACCTGAACTTGCCCGTGTCGGATCGACCTATCTGGTTGGCGGTGTTGGCGCCGGTGGAGACAAGGGGGGGCCGCAAATTGCCAACCGGGTTACACATGGCGGCCTGTCGGGTGTTTTGTTTGCCAGCGATACACTGGTTCAGGTCGGTTTAAGCCAGGCGTGTTCGCCGATTGGCCCGGTGCACCGCGTGACCGAGGGACGGGGAGGCATCATCGCCATGCTGGATGACAAACCGGCCTATCAGGTTTTTTCCGACGAACTTGCCAGCGACGAAAATGGCATTTCCACCCAGCCCGGCGCAGAAAGTAATGCAAATGCCGCAAGTGCGCAGGTTGCCACCGGGCGCTATCATATTGCCTTTATGGTACCTGGCACGGATACCGGCGATTTTGTCGTGCGCAATGTGATGGGGGTTGATCCGCAAAATAACCTGATGGCTGTTAATGACGATGCCCGCCCCGGCGATGCCGTGCGCTTTGTCCGCCGCGATAGTACCACTGCCGAACAGGATTTGCGCCGCATGCTGGCCGATTTGCAGCGCCGCCTGCCTGCCCGTCCGCGTGGGGCAATTTATTGCAGCTGTGTTGCCCGTGGGCCGCATCTGTTTGGTACCGAAAACCGCGAAATGATGATCATTCAGGAAGAACTGGGGGATCTCCCCTTAACCGGGTTTTACGGAAATGGAGAAATTTGTAATGACCGTTTTTACGCCTATACGGGTGTTTTGACCCTTTTCATGTGACAAGACAGTGGAATATCGCGAAAAATTGGCGGAAGCGGTTTCATTGTTTGCGCGGCAGGATATATTCACACTATTTCCAAAATGAAGTGGCCCACCGTCAGGGCCACCAACAGGGGACTTTTAGTATGGAATACCGCCGTTTGGGCCGTACTGACATTAATGTCAGCGTTATCTGCCTTGGAACCATGACCTGGGGGCAGCAAAATACCCAGGA
Protein-coding sequences here:
- a CDS encoding FIST C-terminal domain-containing protein is translated as MTTAFIAAHASGEHWAAISSELAEKLERQGEIPDGLAFLYVSEPLAADMGSMLTFLRSRLGVEFWVGTSGVGVCGPGRAYFGVPAASVMIAPLDPDQFHIFDPIRSEGDIDDISLQEAIARLEPLFGVVHADPGVPEALKLLPELARVGSTYLVGGVGAGGDKGGPQIANRVTHGGLSGVLFASDTLVQVGLSQACSPIGPVHRVTEGRGGIIAMLDDKPAYQVFSDELASDENGISTQPGAESNANAASAQVATGRYHIAFMVPGTDTGDFVVRNVMGVDPQNNLMAVNDDARPGDAVRFVRRDSTTAEQDLRRMLADLQRRLPARPRGAIYCSCVARGPHLFGTENREMMIIQEELGDLPLTGFYGNGEICNDRFYAYTGVLTLFM
- a CDS encoding arylesterase: MNTRRNVSIMPEGQGPGVNSFTIWGGIDHFFGSFVRQFRVGFGLLAIVSVCIFFHPAFAQSSGKSDAQPSDPTIVLFGDSLIAGYGLPEQDGFAPNLAASLKKAGVSARVINSGVSGDTTAAGLARLDWAMVDKPDLVVLELGANDALRGVEPAQTRKNLEQIIQKLQAQKTAILLVGMMAPPNMGKEYGQEFNAIYPDLAQKYDLPLYPFFLDGVAANPSLNQQDGMHPNAKGVDVIVEKITPAILDALPR
- a CDS encoding ABC transporter ATP-binding protein; amino-acid sequence: MRDTASAPSLSSTDRQTQSDAQSSAAQLPVNVKGLKLSLKGPAGTVDILKNIDLSIRAGERVSLIGPSGSGKTSLLMVIAGLEQAQEGTLEICGHNLRTLSEDGLALFRRHHVGIVFQDFHLVPSMSALENVALPMEFAGRSDAFERAREELTAVGLGHRMDHYPGQLSGGEQQRVALARALATDPELLLADEPTGNLDGNTGETIIQLLFDLAAKRGSTLLLITHDEGLASRCDRSVTMRDGEIVSTGESAQ
- a CDS encoding J domain-containing protein, encoding MASPTVKQSYTIPCASVFRDAVLDLASRREVNAADLARSVMLIVPQDVIESYDDPGDPPPGDRETIVLKSGPAEGRPWRRKPRLQLRLPSGYSIATVRKALKMALDFEGGHVRIRVDRADIVAAEKRALQEIADLKKRIAQPPAELIQSREEVERLRQIVHNLAFDPLDRGVSTYNDALHVMGFAPGARPDLKAIRSKYRVLAAIHHPDSNYGSHQRMTQLNAAMELLRRHVG